The genomic interval AAGGGGCATCAACTAGTCATGTTTGTGGAAGCAAGGTAAACTGCCCTCACCATAAAACTGCTATGGATGTGGATGGGCAGAGGTCTGTGGATATCATCCCCACAAGTCATTTTGGAGATATAGTTTCCATTGGAAAAGCTCTAAAGCAGCTACGTTTTGTTGAGAAAAGGGCGCTAGCCATTTGGCTGCTGAGTGTTGTTAGACAGGTAATTGAAGAGACGGATAAAAATATTGGTAAAGTTGGTCAGTTTGGCAGGCCTTTTTCTGTTGCTGATGATAGAAGCTCTATAAGGTGGAAACTGGGTGAGGATGAACTTTCTGTGATGCTGTATTTGATGGATATCTCCCATGATTTGGTATCAGCTGTCAAGTTCCTCCTTTGGTTGCTGCCTAGGGTTCTTAATAGCCCCAATTCCACAATTCATTCTGGGAGGAATGTGCAGATGCTAGCAAGGAATGCGGAAAACCAAGTTTGTGACGTGGGAGAGGCTTTTCTGCTTTCATCACTGAGAAGGTTTGTAGCTCTGccaacaattatattttttttatagtttttgtttgcTGTCTCTTGGAAAACATTGAAATTTGCGCTCCCCCACATGCTGTTTGCTTCCTTTTCAATGGCTTAGCACCTTTTAGATAAGTTGTACAAATACAATGCTTTATAAAGCACCTGGTAGTAGGCTGCTATAtctgtttctatttcttcttatGCTACCTTTTGTTGTCACCTTAATCAGGTCACTGTTTTAACGTAATTAAACAAGTTTACTGAATCTTCCGTGATGTTTCTGCAATTTTTATGGTCCATCTTACCctgaaatattcatatttttgtaattgaatCTGTGCTTCATGGgtagtgtttttgttttgtttttatgattgtGTTGGTGAGTTTctttatggatttttttaatgttttccttttgttgttTATGCTTGTGCGGGACAATTTCTTTGTGGTTTTTTGGAATGAAATTTTGACAAACTTTCTTCTGCCATGTATTTGATGTAGGTATGAGAACATTCTTGTTGCAGCAGATCTTATTCCAGAAGCCTTGTCATCTGCAATGCATCGAGCTGCCACAATTGTTGCATCTAATGGAAGAGTTTCAGGGTCAGGGGTCCTAGCTTTTGCTCGGTACTTGTTGAGAAAATATGGCAATGTGGCTAGTGTCATTGAGTGGGAGAAAACTTTTAAGGCTACATGTGACACAAGACTTTCCTCTGAACTTGACTCTTGTAGATCAGTGGATGGAGAGTTAGGGCTGCCCCTAGGTGTTCCAGCAGGAGTAGAAGACCATGATGATTTTTTCCGTCAGAAGATCAGTGGTGGTCGGTTGCCATCCAGAGTAGGTGCAGGCATGAGGGAGGTAGTGCAGCGTAATGTTGAAGAAGCATTCCGCTTTCTTTTTGGAAAGGATAGAAAGCTCTTTGCTGCTGGTACACTAAAAGGTCTTCCTCCTGTAGAAAAATGGGACAATGGATATCAAATTGCTCAACAAATAGTTATGGGTTTGATTGATTGCATAAGGCAGACTGGTGGTGCTGCTCAAGAAGGAGATCCCTCTTTGGTCTCTTCTGCAGTTTCTGCAATTGTTGGCAGTGTTGGTCCAACTTTAGCAAAAATCCCCGATTTTTCATCTGGCAGCAATCATTCAAATATAACATCAGCTTCAAATTTATTGAACGATGCCAGGTGCATTCTGCGAATGCATATAACCTGTCTAGGCCTGCTTAAGGAAGCCTTAGGAGAACGACAAAGCCGTGTATTTGATATTGCACTTGCTACTGAAGCTTCTACTGCTCTAGCTGGCGTTTTCACTCCTAGTAAAGCATCTCGTTCTCAGTTTCAAACATTTCCTGAAGTCCATGATTCTAGTAACACTATTTCAAATGATATGGGAAGCAGCTCTAATAAAGTCGTGGTAGCAAAAACCACAAAAATTGCTGCTGCTGTTTCTGCACTTTTTGTTGGTGCAATTATATATGGTGTTACCAGCCTGGAAAGAATGGTAACAGTTCTCAGATTGAAGGAGGGTCTCGATGCAGTACAATTTGTAAGAAGCACTAGATCCACTTCAAATGGAAATGCTCGTTCAGTTATGGCTTTTAAGATGGATAGTTCAATTGAAGTTCATGTCCATTGGTTTAGACTGCTAATTGGAAACTGCAGAACAATATGTGAAGGGTTGGTGGTGGAACTCTTGGGCGAACCGTTTATTATGGCTCTTTCAAGGATGCAACGTATGCTTCCTTTAAATTTGGTCTTTCCACCTGCTTATTCAATATTTGCCTTTATTAGGTGGCGGCCTTTCATTTTGAATGCTACAGTTCGTGAAGACATGAATCAAACTTATCAGTCTCTTATAGTGGCCATAACTGAAGCAATAAAGCATTTGCCTTTTCGTGATGTATGTTTTAGAGATTGTCAGGGTCTTTATGATCTTATGTCGGCAGACAatagtgattctgattttgcAAACCTGCTAGAGTTTAATGGTTCTGACATGCATTTAAAACTAACAGCATTTGTTCCTCTACGCTCTAGGCTTTTCCTTAACGCCATTATTGATTGTAAGATGCCACAGTCTATTTATGCAAAGGATGATGGGAGCCGGATTTCTGGACCTGGTGAGTCTAAAGTTAAACCCACAGACAGTGGGTCTAAGCTTCAGGACATGCTTGTGCATGTTTTGGATACCTTGCAACCAGCTAAATTTCACTGGCAGTGGGTTCTCCTCAGGTTACTTTTAAATGAGCAAGCCCTCATTGAAAAAGTGGAGAATCATGATGTGCCCTTGGCTGATGCTATAAAGTTGTCCTCACCTAGTCCTGAGAAGGCTGCTAGTGCTTCTGAGAATGAGaacaattttattcaaatactTCTCACTAGGTTACTGGTTAGACCTGATGCTGCACCCCTTTTTGCAGAATTGATTCATCTCTTTGGTAGGTCACTAGAGGATTCAATGTTGTTGCAAGCTAAATGGTTCCTTGGAGGCCAGGATGTCCTCTTTGGCCGGAAGGCCATTAGACAAAGGCTGCATAACATTGCTGTTAATAAAAAACTTTCTGTTAAGACCCAATTTTGGGAACCTTGGGGTTGGTGTAGTCCGACTACTGATTCATTGACTATCAAAGGGGATAACAAGAAGTTTGACAGCACCTCTCTTGAAGAAGGAGAAGTTGTTGAAGAGGGAACATATTTGAAAAGGTGCCAGCAGCAAGTGATTGAGAGGGCTCTTACCGAGTTGCTTCTTCCTTGCATAGATCAAAGCTCTGATGAAGCTCGCAATTCTTTTGCAACTGACTTGGTGAAACAGTTGAGTTATATTGAGACACACATAACTGCTATTACAGGTGGAAGTAAACCAGTGGGAAGTGCTCCTGCTGGAGTTGAAGGTCAGCCAAATAAAGTAAATAACCGCAAAAATTTGAGAACTGGAAGTGCTGCATTATCTAGACGACCAACAGTGGCAACAGATTCTTCTCCACCATCTCCTGCAGCCCTACGAGTTTCTATGTCATTACGTTTGCAGTTGCTCCTGAGATTTCTTCCTACTCTTTGCACTGACAGGTAAGAAAGACTAGATATTGCAATGTCCAATTGGTTTTCATTACAGGATTCTTGTTGAACTTgttaatgtaaaagaaattcTATGGTTTTTTGTTCTTGAAATGGAGAAAATTGCAATGCAATTCAGGTTAAAAAAATACGGTTCTCTATAATACAATTTAGTATCATGGGTGCTAGCACTGATAGTGATAGTTTTTCCTTGCAACAGTGAATTTGAGCTTAAATTGGGTGTTGAATTCAGTTAAATCAGTTAATTATGGCCGCCAGAAGTGAAATTATGGATATTTTTGCTATCGATGCAATCactatgtttttactttttatctgTGCATGTGAAATAGTAACATCAATGTTAGTTGTGATTCTTAAGTTCCATATGTTCAATATTGTAGGGAGCCATCTGTGCGGAGCACAAGACAATTTCTTGCCTCTGTTATTTTTCGTCTCCTTGGTAGTCGGGTTGTGCATCAGGATGCAGACATTTCAGCAAATGCTGTGCCTCTGCCAACGAGGGAGGCAGAGTCATCTTCAGAAGTTGCTTCTGCTGCTTTTGTGGATTCTTCTTCTCAGAGTCTGTTTGATCGTTTGCTTTTGGTTTTACATGGGTTGCTAAGTAGTTATCCTCCAAGTTGGCTCCGACCAAAGCCTTCAAAGACAAGCAATGAACCTACAATTGATCGAGAATTGTTGGAGACTTTGCAGGTTTGTTCATTTAACTTTtgaatgtatataatttttagtttctgCTAGTTACCTCTTACGTGGCTTTTCAGCCTTTTTAACACTAGTCTAATTTGCCTTGAGAAACTGGTTGGAGCAGATGAAATAGCCAACATAATATTCTTTTGAAGGGTAATAATTGTTTGTTTCTTCGGTTGTATTGATTGTGTGCTTAAAAATTCTATAGAATATTAGGTCTTAATTCAATGtgtagtataatatatatatatatatatacacacacacacacacacacacacacacacacacacacatatattttgTTGAGGTTTTTTTACCAACATATTTGATAAACATTAAATTTCTATCATCTCCAATAAATAATATTGGAACAATAGTCTTATTTTTCTTCGCTTTCACCCGGATGTCATGGAATGACCCAACCATTATCCGTGCATCATGTCATACTGGAATTGTATTTATTCTACAAACTGTTATCCAATCTTATACTGGTTTCATATCAGGCATTGTGTTTAGCCTTATCCATGCTTCATAATACTCTCTAATGGCAATGTTTTTGTAACATACTCTTCACAATCTGGAAATGTTAATTTAGTCTCCCTTCCTGGCTCTGCTTATCTAACGGTCAACTCTGATGCAGAATGAATTGGATCGTATGCAACTACCAGACACTGTTCGGTGGCGAATCCAAGCTGCAATGCCAGTACTCATCCCGTCTATGCGGTGCTCTCTATCCTGCCAGCCACCATCTGTTTCGAATTCTGCTCTTATGTGCATTCAACCGGGCACTACAAATCCTGGGGTTAACCCCAGTAGCTCAACTATCCCCCAGAGGGGTCCAGCTCTATCAAGGGTTGCATCAAATGTATCAGGGAAGCCAAAACGACAGGACAATGATTTGGAAATTGATCCTTGGACTCTTTTAGAAGATGGCGCTGGCTCTATCCCTCTGGCAGGTAATACTGCTAGCCTAGGAAGTGGTGATCATGTTAACATTCGAGCCGCAAGCTGGCTTAAAGGAGCTGTAAGGGTGAGACGGACCGACCTCACATATGTTGGTGCGGTAGATGATGATAGTTGATTAGcaatattttttgttggtttGGAGTATACAACCCCCCTGGCCAGTGGTTTTgtggttttgattttttatattcaatacaaGAATGGCATGAAGATGCCATTTAGTTGTTGGAAGCAGAAGGAGCattgttttgaaagaaaatggtTCTTGAAGACAGCACATCCAATGGTTCTTTCTGGCCCTGGTTGACTACTAACCTGTGTTGATAATCACGCCCATCTGGATTGTGCATTTGCTGGCGCAGTTCAGAGGTTTGTTGTACATATAGGAATGATTGTTTCTCTTTTACCAATTGGTCTGAGTAATATAATCTCAAGTGATCTGTAGCTTTTTCATGCTCATTTATGTCTAATGAACGCTTGTGTGAGCACTGTCTATAGCTTTTAGGGTCACAAGCACACACAAGTGCAATCAATCattgtttcttttctcattcAAGTTATCAAAGGCTATTTGGTTTATCTGGAGCATCACCATAGCATTCCATTATTTGCTTGCTAATCCGGACATAGTTTCATTTCTGGCTAAAATTTTaccaggaaaaaaaaatgctgTATGCATCATCAGCTGGGGAATATTTAGCTTCACCCATAATTTATGTGTATGTTCTATACACGACATAAATGTTATCTAAGCAAATTCTGTAGTGTATAATAAGGTTGCATCATTTTTCTACTAAAACAAGAGGACTTTTTTCTTTAGCTATTGTAATAATGTAGACTATGATGtccatatttttatttgtatatgaCTTAGTTGTGATCTAATGTCATTCCCTCGATTCTGTTTTCGTCCTGTTTTCAAATGGTTTCTTCAGAGTCCAAAACTATGTAAAAGATCGAATGAAGATTAGTGAAATAGCTACACCTCAATTCTTTGGTTTCCAATATTCGCATTCTCGATTTATCTTCTTTCTATCCTGCTTTTTTTAATGTACTAAAGTACCCTTGATCGAACTAAGTTTTCATCGTGCATCTTAatgataatttgtttttaatatttgttttgttatatACGCGTCGaagatacatttttattatatcaagTAACATATCCAATGCAACTCAATAACCAATACCAAAGTTGAGGGGAGGATATGTCTTGTTTAGCAAGGAAGAAAGAGTGAATTTGGGTTGTTTAAGCATTCGGTTTATATGATTTTGTAaagtacaaaaaatattttatcaaaccAGACCTGAGCTACGATCTTTACTTCATTATTCTACTATTCGGGCTAGGAGGAATTAAAACGATGGTAAAAAAAGCCAGTTTATTCAATAATAATGATGTaaactattaataaaaactGTTTGtgatataaaaatacaaacatgGCATCCTTTAGCGCACAAGCTGAATTGCAATTCATATACTGTTCTTCAGGATGTTCCTAGTTCTCTGTTCAAGTAGTCAATAAACATTCTTTTTGCGCTCTCTGCATCAGAAGGGGGCGGTGGCCCACTTAAACTTGTTTGCCCTGTCAATTTTATGAAGGTGCGTCGCATTCTACGTAGCTCCGGCAGCCCAACAGACCTTGAAATGTTGATTACAGGCAAGTCTTTTCCCACGGAAACACCGTTAAGTGGTCCTCCAAGCGCTTGAGACTGTGCTTCTACTATAGCATTTGTGACTTCTTGTGTTGCTTTGTCCAATTCATACAGAGAATTTGCATCAGAAAAACGTGAGGTTTGAGTGGCAATAGTTGGTTGCAGAATCTTAACATCCCTGGTTTTGGAGTCCACCTTTTTGGTTAAGTAGGAGACAGCATCTATAATGGCAGAGGAAGATTTCTCTGTCCCTTCTCTGTGTGGCCATAATTCAAACAATGGAGAATCCCACCTGTTTCTTCTTTCTGGTTTCTCAAACCTTCTCACCAAATCTTCAAAAATTGAATCATCATAACTGGCTTCTCCTTTCTCCCTGCGCTCTTCATTCCATTTCCTACAAAAGGTTTCTTCAACGTCACAGTACACCACGCAGTATCTGATTCCAGAAGCTCGAGCCAAGCACCACAGCTCGTATCTGTAACCCTTGATGTTATTCAAAGAATCTACTATGATGATGCTATCTTTGGACACAGACCTATCTACTTCTGACCTGAGCACCCCTCTTAAATTCTTCTCTGAAGGCATGTTTGCATAGCTTTGGTTTCGATCAAGATGAAAGCAAACTTCGTCTATGATTCTAACTTGATGTTTTGATTCTGATTCTTTGAGAGCTTCAACGAGACACAGTGCAGCTTTGGACTTCCCACTGCATGGCTGCCCACACATTACAACCAGTGccatttgaaaaaaaacttGTTATAGTCTAATGACACTGGTCTCTCTTTAAAGAAAACCTGCAATATATCAATGTAAGACAAGTCaacatcagaaaaaaaaaaaaaaaacccgtCATGGACACAAATGTCCACTGTAAATAACATGTAAGCTGATCATCAACACCCAATCAATATGGACATgattcataaaaagaaaagaaaaaaaaaactatgacaATAGAAACGTGTAAAGAGAGACACACAACAATATGGCCTTGTTTACATGAACTTTACAATAAGTACTAGcagaataagaaaatataaagaaatgaaataaactTCTTTTTACGATAACTTGTACCCaagttaaaataaacttttagaGAAGTTATCAAAACGAGTTTCTCCGTAAGTCCTTTctacaagagaaaaaaataagaaaagttgAAATTAGCTTACGCAAGGGCTAATTTGAAGGAACTCTCCTTATAAagcttttccaatttttttaattttacttgcGTATAAGCTAATTTTCACTTACGGAGAAGTCAagttcatttttctcttcttgtttTCTCTGGTAGAAGAGCTTATAGAGAAGTTCATTCAAACAGGTCAATACACAGCGACTCCTATCCAAACGGGCGCAAGCTAATTCAAACAGAGCTAAGTTATGCATACCCACAATAACACTCCTATCAATCTACATAAATCTCAAGAGAACAACTACGCGCATTAATAATATACCTGTCACGTTCACACGTTCAAAACACAATCAAGTAACCAAGATTATCATCACATACAAACTACAATTCTTTTGGTTTATCTTTTAGATAAACAATTTGAggctttttttctttaaagaatattaaaccaaaataaaggAATAAATAGCCACTTTGAGCTGAAAACGTTTCATAAAAGAGGTTACTTTCTACAACCCtactacaattattattattttgaaatgcgAAGACGAGAGCGAACCTTATTCTCATTTCATGTTACAACCAACAGTAACTCCAAAAAAGAATGATAAATTGAGATCCTAACATAGAATCAGAAATAAAACCGTTACCTTTACACACTGAGAATAAGAGGTTGAGAAGTGCACCGCCAACGTCAAATGCTCGCAACGTTCAaccaagagagagagagagtgagagagagagaagaatgattttggaaggaagagagaagaaaggagAATTAAGAAAATTGGGGATTTAGGGTACGCTTTGAAGGAAGGAGATCAATGCTAACGCTCTCAGCTTCTCCAACAAAGGTTAAATTTGTTTAGAgcttatttatttctatataaacaataataagcaagattatttaattattaaatatatataattttaaaataaacgttttttaacataaaaaagataattaggACCCCCTAAAAAGTAAATTGGGAATCGAAATTGCAATTTTATATtggaataaaattattagttaaatcTTATACGAAAACATATGACTCACTAAGTTACATAAAATACGTGGAAGATGCtacaaattgaatatttaaaaagaaataatattttgctAGCTTAATTTTGTacattaatattgataaaaaaaataataatgtatgatAAATTTGCTGGCCTCTAATACAAATATCTTTAACTATTACTTGTGATATTAAGAATGATGTgaaattatagtttttcttaCTAAAATTCGACTCCCTTTTTATATATGAGTTTTGGTGGTTGAAATTAATGTTCGACTTAGTATAGAACAATCTAgaattgttattttctttaccTCAGATAAAAATGAAGGAGGggatttaaatattattattaataaaaagtttataattaattttattataggattgaatataattttgtttacatCGTATTATTGTATTACTGTGTTTGTTTTCATtatcaaaacattaaaataattataaaatgaagaaagtttaatttaatttcacagtACCGAATtagtaaaataagatttatattttataatttaattatattttagttaatataattttttaataaaaattctaaatcggtagaaagtattttattattttaagatagaAATGATTGTAAgagcaaaaaaagaaaataacaaatatgtATATCTTATAAAAAGTCATACATTATTCATACTGATGctaatatttaatcaaataagatattatttattaatattgagacggataaaagaaatacatttcTATATATtcctaattatattataaagaaattacTTTTATACGAGAACAAAAAGTATAGAGAAAAATGTAGGATGAAATATTACTTCATTGTTGTTTGACCTGGACACACCAATAAGTTGCCAATGTGACTTAAGACAAACtgttttataaagaaatatccagaaaaaagaagaagtaaaaaataaatgatttttttaaagataaaattaatttatgtacaaagtaaaaaaaaaaaaaatgaaatttagagggtaattatatgaaaataaaagcaTCCAATTTCCATCTCACAATGAAAATCTTActcatgtaaaaatattattatgatttgcACTtcttaataaagaaaacaagttaAATACTACAAAGTAGGATAGTAATATCATTATACACTTTTacactcatttgacacataatacaaggataaaataatctaaaaagtgtaaaattttatagtttttcaagaaagaagagagtaaaacGTAAgtaaaaatagtgtcaaataaatgtaaaaaatttaggtatatcaaagaatcatttttcttgtttaaattaTCCTCTATTccagtaattttaatttaccatccaaacaaaattaattacacattagttttaaaatattagtatgTGAATCAAATGACAGAAAGGTAGAACAcgaaataatcattttttaaccTAAGTTTATTTTTCAACCAATATTCCTAATGTTAATTCTTGAAAAATAAAGTCTAACAAAATCTGATATGGACATTGTTTTGGTTCGTAATCAAGGTTTCATAATCGAATCCGTTACATAACCAaagtcttttctttttgttctattACTCCAAATACACACAATCTATATCCAAACCCTTGATACTTCAGGGTTTAAGAGATAAAGCAATTTACGCAAGAGTGCAACTATAAAATGAggcataattaaaaaattattaacattttagAAGTATTATCTgagacaaattttaattaatataaaaactacTTTTAATATAACCAGAATTATCagataaatttaaactaatttaaaataatgaaacttagGGAGTATTTTTATGCTTCCTGCTGTGAGGTTAGACTCAAATTTGGATCatcataaaaatgaattttagcTTTATTTAACAACACTTGATCCCCTAAAAGTTCGAATGAAACTCAAAAAAGACAGTCATCTTTTAAACTACAGTAGTGAAAAATGGTCTAAATTACATGGAACAACCTGTGATAACCTCTCAAAAACTCGAAAATATCACAACCAAGTTATAGCTAATCAAAGCAATTGAAATATGAGACTGAGGATCCGAATATTAAGACTAGTGAGATGCTGAGCATAACTAAGGCAGATAAATTTTTCCAGTAAAGATTGCACTTAGATTGATGGAACCAAAAAATTTCATCTGGACATATCAGCATCACATCCCTCAAACTCATATAGTTAACACAAACATGACTCCAGAATACTCCTTTGTGTCATTGTAGTGCCACTTTTTACATATCAGAGACGGACCAAAGATAAGCTTCTCTGTCTCTGGCTTGCCTCTCATTTGTTCTCTTAAACATATCCTTTTCGAACCCTGCAAACGGCAGTGATGAGTCAATCATTTAAGGCTATTCACATGAGAAAAGGGAAGGAAGAATCAAACTACAAAACGTATGGTGAATATGAACCAACCATTACTGCGATCAACACCATCCCAGTGTCGTCCGGGCCTTATACCATAGCGATTTGGGGCGGCGTCTAAACCTCTTTTTAACCAGCTGTGATTTGGAATATCCTGCGGGACTACAAAACCTGATTCCTTCATCTTCTCATTTTCCCCCAAGTTTGGAAGAACAGGCTCTGGATATTTTTTCTGCAAATGACAATTGGAACAGGAAACATGTAAAAACTGATCAAACTCCATCTCACACACCAAGCAACATGAAATCTTTTGCATTACCTTTACTAGATGTGCCATGGGGTCACCCCACCTTAATCTCTCCTTAAACATTTTGTC from Vigna radiata var. radiata cultivar VC1973A chromosome 9, Vradiata_ver6, whole genome shotgun sequence carries:
- the LOC106774016 gene encoding mediator of RNA polymerase II transcription subunit 12, with protein sequence MQRYHAGSCTSAVNNSAIGGPSTRDTGRSDSPSLPANFSVSSRRQPPLNPYKLKCDKEPLNSRLGAPDFHPQTSNCPEETLTREYLQSGYRDTVEGLEEAREISLTQVPHFNKNVVLTCKEAIRKRLRAINESRAQKRKAGQVYGVALSGSQLARSGIFPELRPCGEEFQKKWIEGLSQQHKRLRSLADHVPHGYKRASLLDVLIRNNVPLLRATWFIKVTYLNQVQPGSVGISSGTADKIQLSRSDVWTKDVINYLQALLDEFLSKNVSHSASHGRERSPQIPGPLQNKSDPLLSVTDGEGPSLHFRWWYIVRLLQWHHAEGLLHPSLVIDWVFTQLQEKDLLEVWQLLLPIIYGFLETIVLSQTYVRTLAGLALRVVRDPAPGGSDLVDNSRRAYTTCAVIEMLQYLILVVPDTFVALDCFPLPSSVISHTMNDGNFVLKSTEAAGKVKNSSDDFGRIISRIQKHTEDLAKASIPGSPGHCLAKVAKALDKALVLGDLHVAYKFLFDDLCGGTVSEGWVAKVSPCLRLSLKWFGTVNTPLIYSVFFLCEWATCDFRDFRGSPPHDIKFTGRKDLSQVHIAVRLLKMKIKDVKISLKQTNEYHRASRFAKNSGQRPNSNYVGKVSRLKSSSKSTGSSVIFESPGPLHDIIVCWIDQHVVHKGEGSKRLQLFMVELIRAGIFYPLAYVRQLIVSGIMDANVNLVDMERRRRHYRILKQLPGCFIHDVLEESGIVDGVHLKEALQIYLNERRLILRGPLSESHDDASGTDLPPLKRKKYPASIKDEVSGITIDQRNAISTTKNVKDNAKIEELRTAISVLLQLPNCSSNLSATGCDESEGTVRRSIGSQNSKIDPVEGTPGCEECSRTKRQKLSEERNSFVQGNSPVQSDDDDAWWVKKGMKSPEPLKVDQPQKLTKQVTKSRQKNVRKTQSLAQLAASRIEGSQGASTSHVCGSKVNCPHHKTAMDVDGQRSVDIIPTSHFGDIVSIGKALKQLRFVEKRALAIWLLSVVRQVIEETDKNIGKVGQFGRPFSVADDRSSIRWKLGEDELSVMLYLMDISHDLVSAVKFLLWLLPRVLNSPNSTIHSGRNVQMLARNAENQVCDVGEAFLLSSLRRYENILVAADLIPEALSSAMHRAATIVASNGRVSGSGVLAFARYLLRKYGNVASVIEWEKTFKATCDTRLSSELDSCRSVDGELGLPLGVPAGVEDHDDFFRQKISGGRLPSRVGAGMREVVQRNVEEAFRFLFGKDRKLFAAGTLKGLPPVEKWDNGYQIAQQIVMGLIDCIRQTGGAAQEGDPSLVSSAVSAIVGSVGPTLAKIPDFSSGSNHSNITSASNLLNDARCILRMHITCLGLLKEALGERQSRVFDIALATEASTALAGVFTPSKASRSQFQTFPEVHDSSNTISNDMGSSSNKVVVAKTTKIAAAVSALFVGAIIYGVTSLERMVTVLRLKEGLDAVQFVRSTRSTSNGNARSVMAFKMDSSIEVHVHWFRLLIGNCRTICEGLVVELLGEPFIMALSRMQRMLPLNLVFPPAYSIFAFIRWRPFILNATVREDMNQTYQSLIVAITEAIKHLPFRDVCFRDCQGLYDLMSADNSDSDFANLLEFNGSDMHLKLTAFVPLRSRLFLNAIIDCKMPQSIYAKDDGSRISGPGESKVKPTDSGSKLQDMLVHVLDTLQPAKFHWQWVLLRLLLNEQALIEKVENHDVPLADAIKLSSPSPEKAASASENENNFIQILLTRLLVRPDAAPLFAELIHLFGRSLEDSMLLQAKWFLGGQDVLFGRKAIRQRLHNIAVNKKLSVKTQFWEPWGWCSPTTDSLTIKGDNKKFDSTSLEEGEVVEEGTYLKRCQQQVIERALTELLLPCIDQSSDEARNSFATDLVKQLSYIETHITAITGGSKPVGSAPAGVEGQPNKVNNRKNLRTGSAALSRRPTVATDSSPPSPAALRVSMSLRLQLLLRFLPTLCTDREPSVRSTRQFLASVIFRLLGSRVVHQDADISANAVPLPTREAESSSEVASAAFVDSSSQSLFDRLLLVLHGLLSSYPPSWLRPKPSKTSNEPTIDRELLETLQNELDRMQLPDTVRWRIQAAMPVLIPSMRCSLSCQPPSVSNSALMCIQPGTTNPGVNPSSSTIPQRGPALSRVASNVSGKPKRQDNDLEIDPWTLLEDGAGSIPLAGNTASLGSGDHVNIRAASWLKGAVRVRRTDLTYVGAVDDDS
- the LOC106773617 gene encoding protein KTI12 homolog isoform X1 is translated as MALVVMCGQPCSGKSKAALCLVEALKESESKHQVRIIDEVCFHLDRNQSYANMPSEKNLRGVLRSEVDRSVSKDSIIIVDSLNNIKGYRYELWCLARASGIRYCVVYCDVEETFCRKWNEERREKGEASYDDSIFEDLVRRFEKPERRNRWDSPLFELWPHREGTEKSSSAIIDAVSYLTKKVDSKTRDVKILQPTIATQTSRFSDANSLYELDKATQEVTNAIVEAQSQALGGPLNGVSVGKDLPVINISRSVGLPELRRMRRTFIKLTGQTSLSGPPPPSDAESAKRMFIDYLNRELGTS
- the LOC106773617 gene encoding protein KTI12 homolog isoform X2, with translation MALVVMCGQPCSGKSKAALCLVEALKESESKHQVRIIDEVCFHLDRNQSYANMPSEKNLRGVLRYELWCLARASGIRYCVVYCDVEETFCRKWNEERREKGEASYDDSIFEDLVRRFEKPERRNRWDSPLFELWPHREGTEKSSSAIIDAVSYLTKKVDSKTRDVKILQPTIATQTSRFSDANSLYELDKATQEVTNAIVEAQSQALGGPLNGVSVGKDLPVINISRSVGLPELRRMRRTFIKLTGQTSLSGPPPPSDAESAKRMFIDYLNRELGTS